The stretch of DNA GGGTGCCTTGGAAATTCTCCATACCGGGGAACTGCGGCTGGTTGGGAATGCCAGACATGCCAGTAGCCAAAACGAGCTGCTTGGGCCTCAGGGTGATCTCCTCCCCAGCGCGGTTGATGCGGATCACCCATTCCTGCGCCGCGTCATCCCAGCGTGCACTGCTCGCCTCGCTGCTGCCCCAGTAGTTCAGCTCCATGATGCGGGTGTACATCTCCAGCCAGTCAGCGATCTTATCCTTGGGCGAGAAGACAGGCCAATCGTCCGGGAACGGCAGGTAAGGCAGGTGGTCATACCAGATGGGATCATGCAGACACAGCGAGTGGTATCTCTTGCGCCACGAGTCACCGGGCCGCTCGTTTTTCTCGATGATGATGGTCGGCACGCTAAGTCGCCGCAGCCGCGCACCCAGCGCGATGCCGCCCTGTCCGCCGCCGATAATCACCACATACGGCTGCCGACTGGAGCCGAGTTCGGCCTCAGCCGCCGCCTTGCGGTCGAGCCAGTTGCGCCGGTCTTTCACCACGCCGTGCTGCGCACCCCGGTCACGGCGTGAACCTTTGCGCTCCTCAAAGCCCTTGAGTTCAAGCATCGTCGTCAGGAGCGTCCAAGCCTGTCCGCCGCGCAGCCGCAGATAACCCCTTCCGCGCGCCACCGCCGTTTCGAAGGTGAGCCACGCCTCGGTCACGCCGTCAGCCAAGGAAGCCTCCTCCTCCAGCCGCCAGTTTGTGGGCTGCACACTGCCCAACTGGGCGTCCAGCATGGCCGCGATCTGCGGTCTGCCTTCCAGGGTCTTGATGTTCCAAGTAAAAGTCACGAGGTCGCGCCAGTAGCCTTGCGGCTCGAACAGTTCGGTTGCGGCGGTGATGTCCTGGCGCTCCAAACTGGCTCCGAAGGCGTCCAGCCAGCGGGTCACTTCCTGCGAAGGTGTAGGGAGAGGCAAATCATCGGCAGGCGTCGGAAGGTGCGTGGTCATGGCGTCTCCTGTTGTGTAGCACCTGTTGTGCAGTGAAAGGGGTTGGTGGTGATCCGCCGCAGCGGGCCGACGAAGTGATCCTGGCCTGGAGTGGAGTTCAGGCGAGCGAAGCCGGGCCAGGCGTCCGTGAACCCAGGCCTAACGCACCTGCTCCATCAGTCCATGCCGCGCCGCACCTTCGCGCAAGAAGGCCAGACCGCCTTCAGCGAGTTCCTGCCCGGTGTGGCGGGGCGGCTTCCAGATACACGTCGCGGCGGCCAGTTCCGGATTGGGTGCCGCGAAAGATTCCAGGGTAAGGTAGCCGCTGAACTGGATGTCCGCCAGCCCCTGCCAGACCTGCTCCCACGGTACAGTGCCGGTACCGACCAGCCCACGGTGGCTCTCGCTCATATGGATGAAGTTGAGTTTTCCTTCTACCCGCTGGAGCGCCTCACGTAAATTGGCTTCTTCGATGTTCATGTGGTAGGTATCGGCGTGTACCCGCAGGTTGTCCGAGCCCACACGGTTGACGACGTCCAGCGCGTCGTCCAGCGTGTTGACCATATACGTCTCGTAGCGGTTGATGGCTTCCAGGCCGAGTCCGATGCCGCGTGAGCGGGCGTCCTCCGCCACCTGGGCCAGGCCGTCCACCATCCGGTCGAGTTCCTGCGGAGAGGGGCCCTGGCCCGTCAGTACGCCGATGGAGTAGCCAGTGCAGCCGGTCAGGTCGCGGGCCCCGAGTTCCTCCATGCGGTCGAGTACGCCCTTCAGGAAGGTGACGGCCTTCTGCGGTTCATGGGGCATGTGGGCCTCTCGTGGCAGGCCCAGCGAACTGACACAGGCCAGTCCGACCGCTTCCAGATGCCGTCGATGACGCTTGGCATCAAACGTTTCAGGATGCAACAGGGGGATTTCGATGAAGTCGAGTCCAGCGCGGGCGGCCTGCTCGATGACGCGGTCGCCGATCTCGTCTGTCCAGTCCCCTTCCCAGCAAAACGCGTGTGCTCCGAATTTCAACATTGCTCTCCTTGACGCTTCAGCGCGGCTCACGGCGGGCGAACACGCCGCTGGCAAGCAAAATGATCGCGCCGATGACCAGCTTTTGGTACGTGCTCGGCACGCCCATCAGCACCAAGTTATTTTTGATCAGGATAATCAGAATGACGCCGAGGAGCGTTCCCGCCACCGTACCTCGCCCGCCCGTCACGCGCGCGCCGCCCAGCACGACAGCAGCGATCACGTCGAGTTCCTGCCCCACCAGATCGAATGGGTTGGCCAGCTGGTTCTGGGTGCCGTGCAGCAGCCCGCCCAGGCCCGCCAGCAGCCCGGCGTAGCCGAACACGAACAGGGTCACGCGCCTTACCGGAATCCCCAGTCGTTCGGCAATCGGAATGCTGCCGCCCACGGCGTATGCAGCCCGGCCCAGCAGGGTGCGGCTCAGGATGTACTGCGTGAGCAGCGCCGCCCCCACCAGAAACAGGAAAGTGACGGGCAGAGAAACGTTGGTGTTGTCAGCGGTCTGGAACTTGGTGAGGTTCAGCCGCGCGAAACTGTCCATGGCGCTGGGGATGTTCATGATGTGGGCCGTCCCTATGAACGCCAGCAAAAAGCCCCGGTACAGGTACTGGGTGCCAATCGTCACGATGAGGCTGGGAACGCTGAAGCGGTACACCATGAAGCCGTTGGCCAAGCCTAAGCCCAGGCCGATCAGCAAGCACAGCAAGATCATCACGGGATACGGCGCGGTCGGCCAGACGGCCAGCACCACTTTGGTCGAAGAGTAGAGCGCGAACACCGCCACTGCCGTGAAGCTCACGTCAATGCCCCCTGCCGCCAGCACCAGCAGCACGCCCAGCGCGAAGATGCCAGTGGTGACACTGCTGCGCAGCACATCAAACAGGGTATTGACGGTCAGGAACTGCGGCGAGAGCAGGGTGAGCGACACGCAGAACAGCAGGATCAGGCCCAGCGTTACGGTTTCGGGGCGACCGAGCCAGATGCGCCACGCTGGCAAGGCGGCCACCCCATCGGTGGGGCGAGCCAAGCTCATACCGCTCCCCCCACCTGCGGCGCAGGGCCTACCGGCACAACTTCCAGCAGTTCGGCAGTCAGCGAGGCCTCACTCAGCTCGGCCACGGGAGCGATGCGGGTGAGTTGTCCCCGGTGCATCACGCCGATCCGGTCTGAGTTCATCAGCAGTTCGGGCAAGTCGTCGCTGATCAGCAGCACGCCCAGACCCTGCGCGGCCAGGTTCTGCATGATGCGGTAGAGGGCGTCCTTGCTGCCCACGTCCACCCCAGCGGTCGGGCCGTGCAGGATCAATACCTTGGGGCCGATGGCCAGCCAGCGGGCCACCATCACTTTTTGCTGGTTTCCGCCGGACAGAGCGCCAACCGGCAGCATGACGCTCGGCGTGGCCACCTGAAGGTCTTTGGAGAGCTGCGTGGTGTCCGCCGTCGCGCGGGCGTAGTCGAGGCGTGGCCCGCGCGTCAGGCGTTTGAGAATCGACACCATGATGTTTTCGCGAATGGGTTTGTCGAGGAAGAGGCCCTCGGCCAGGCGGTCCTCGGGCACGTAGCCGATGCCCAGGCGAATGCCGTCGCGGGGGGTGTGCAGCTCGGCAGCCGTCCCAGCCAACCGGATCTGGCCGCTGTCGGCGGGCCGCACACCAGAAAGTGCGTGGGCCAGCTCATTGCGCCCCGAGTCGAGCAGGCCCGTGATGCCCAGCACCTCGCCCCGGTGCAGCGTAAAGGTCACGTTCTCAAACGCTCCGGCGCGGGTCAGGCCGCTGACCTCCAGCAGCGGCTCCTGGCTGGGAGCAGCAGTGCGGTAGTGGGTTTCCTCCAGGGTCTTGCCGGTCATCTGGTAGGCCACGCTGGAGGGCGTGAACTCACTCAGGGGACCGTCGGCGACCTTGCTGCCGTCGCGCAGCACGATCACCTGCCCGCCGATCCGGAAGACCTCATCGAGTTTGTGGCTCACGAACAGCACGCTCACGCCTTCTTGCTGAAGCGAGGCGATGATCGCCAGCAGGTTTTCGACCTCACGCTGCGTTAGGGCGGCGGTGGGTTCGTCCATGATGACCAGGCTGGCGCGGCTGACGATGCCCCGCGCGATGGCGATCAGTTGCCGCACCGCGATGGGCAGGGTTTCCACCGGCGCGTCGAGAAACGCGGGTGTGATGGGCAGCCCGACCCGCTCTAGGGCGGTGGCCGCGACCTCGCGCAACTTCGACCATGACAGCGGTCTGGCGAGTTGCCCCCGCGCACTGACGAGCTGCGCGGTCAGGGCCACGTTCTCGGCCACACTCAGGTTGGGAAAGAGCGACAAGTCCTGGTAGACCGTCTCGATGCCTGCTTCCAGAGCGCTCAAGGCATCAAGCGCCTGGTGGGCGACGCCGCGCACCTCGATCACGCCGGAGTCGGGTGGCTGAGCACCCGAGATGATTTTGATCAGGGTGCTTTTGCCTGAGCCGTTCTCACCGAGCAGGTGATACGTCTGACCCGCGTGAATGTCAAAGCTCACGCCGCGCAGCGCACGCACTCCGCCGAACGTCTTGGTGATGCCTTGCAGGCTCAGCAGCGCCGCGCCGGGCACAGCGGGGGTGGAGGATGGCCGCGTCATGGAAAACCTCGTCGGGTCGGTTGAGAGTCGGGTCGGTTGAGAATCGGAGCAGTTGAGAACGGAGGTGAAGGAAAAACGCCTTCCCCACACCCATGAAGCGGGCGGGGCACGGCGTTTTAGTCATCAACCTTAGAAGGGATAGCTCTTGTAGTTGGCCTTGTCGACATCGACGAAGGCGTTGCCACGGATGATCATGCCCGCGCCCTTGCCTTTGGTGACCGAAACTTTGTTGTAGCCTTTGACGCCCAGGTCCATGCCGTTGGTGATCTTTTTACCCTGCAAGACCAATTGTGCCACCTTGTTCATGACGTACCCCGCGTCGGCAGGGTCCCAGAACCCGATGCCGTCAACTGCGCCGGAGTCCATATATTTTCCGGCGATGGATGGCAGGCTGGTGCCGTAAACGCAGGTCTTGTTCTCCAGTCCGGCTTCCTCGACGGCGCGTCCGATCCCGGCCACGTCGGTGGAGGCGCTGCCCTGAAAGCCCTTGATGTCCGGGTACTTGCGGATGAGTTCCTTGGCCTTCTGGTAGGCCTGTTCGGCGTCGTCGGCGGTTTCCTGTTTGCTTTCCACCAAGACCATGCCGGGATTCTTCTTGGCGTTGGCAATACCGCCGTCGGCCCACTGGTTGTGCGTCTTGCTGGTCAGGCTGCCCACGAAAACGGCCCACTTGCCGCTGCCGCCCATGCATTTGGCGAGCCGGACATTCAGGTTCGCTCCGAAAGCGACGTTGTCGAACGCTTCGATGTCGTACAGGGTATTGACCTGGTTGTCGGCCTCGTGCGTAATCACCTTGATTCCGCGCGACATGGCTTTTTTCAGCACTGGCTCCAGCGTCTCGGGGCTGAACGGCACGACCGCGATGGCGTCGGGCTTCTTGGCGATCAGGTCTTCGATGATGGCGGCCTGCTGCGCGGCGTCGGCAGTGGAGGGGCCGGTCTGGGTGGCGTTGTTGCCGCTGTCCTTGGCATACTTTTTGACGCCTTCCTCCATGCGGTTAAACCAATTGATGCCGGTGATCTTGACCACCGTGACCATGTTGTACTTCTTGGTCTGCGCGTCGGCCCCGTGAAGGGAGACGCCGAGTACGAGCAGGCCGAGAGCGCTGAATGTCCAAGTTTTCTTGTTCATGGTGTTCCTCCTGAAAGGCCACGTGGTGAGGCGGGCGGGGAGTCGGGCGGCGGCGTATCGGGGGGCGAAGGAGATGACGAGGCGGCGGGCCGGGCCTTGAGCCGGAAGGCGGTGAGGGCGATGGACAGCAGCAGCAGCAGGCCCCAGGTAAAGTCCTTGAGGAAATTCGATAAGCCCAGCAGATTGAGTGAACTCGACAAAAATTGCAGGGCGGTGGTGGCCAGCAACAGGCCCAGGACTTTGCCCGCGCCGCCCGCCGGATTTACGCCGCCCATGACGGCGATCAAAATGGCGATCAGAAGATAAGAACTGCCGTAGTCCACCTTGATGGAGTTGGCACGCGCTCCGAAAATGATTCCTGAGACGGCGGCCAGCACGCCTGCCAGGGCGTAGGTGGTGAGCAGCACTCGCTGCGTATTGATGCCCGCGAAGTGCGCGGCGCGGCTGTTGGTGCCGAGCAGATACAGCCGCAGACCGTAGGGCGTCGCCGCCAGCACCCACGCCAGCGCCCCCGCCACCGCCAGGTAAATCAGCAGCGGCACAGGCACCGGGCCGATGGTGCCCAGTCCCAGATTCTGGATACCAGTCGAGAACCCGATCACCGCCGAGCCGTTGGTCAGGGCGTAGCCGATACCCTGGAAGGCCAGTGAGGTGCCGAGCGTCGCCAGAATTGGAGCGTAGCGCAGCCGCGAAATCAGGAGACCGTTGATGAGTCCGCAGACTAGGCCAACCAGCAGTGCCACAGCCAAGAAAACCAGAGTAAACGGCATATTGGCGCTGTCCGGGTCGGCGTAAAGCTGACGGGCGACCAGTCCCGCTGTGATCGCCGACAGGTTGGCGGTGGCGACTACCGACAGATCGATGCCGCCGCCGCCTGAAACCATGGTGATCAGGATGCACAACGCCAGCAAGCCCAACTCGGGGAGTTGCGTGGCCATCGACTGCCAGTTGTCCAGTGACATGAACGTGCCGCGTGTGAGCAAGGTCGCAGCCAGCGCGACGACCAGATTGGCCACCAGCAAAAAGAGGATGTGACGATCAGCAGTGAATCGGCGCAAAGACACCTCTGAGAGATAAGTCGCGAGAACGTCGACCAGATAATTTGTGGGCTACCCGGTCATTCTGGGCGGGTGCCGGGCGTGTGTCAAGTTGTGTGCGCCATCTTCCCGAGTGCTCCGCCCCGGCTTGCAAGGCGTTTCAGGTTGGCCTAAGATCAAAAGACCATCACTCCCGTTTTTGGTGCTCGGTTCCCGCGCCCAGCCTGCCGAATCTCTGATCGCCGCTGCCCTGCGCCGGTCATCACCCACTGCCATTTCGCTGGAGGATTCCTGTGAAAAAGATTTTGAACGACCCTAACCGTTTTGTGGACGAGATGCTCGACGGGCTTTACCGCGCCCACCCCGATCAACTGGCGTACGCGGCGGGCGACCCGCACTGCTTAGTTCGCGCCGACGCGCCGATTGAAGGCAAAGTGGCGCTGGCGACTGGAGGCGGCTCTGGACACCTGCCGGTCTTTCTGGGGTACGTGGGACAGGGGATGCTCAACGGCTGCGCCGTCGGGGACGTGTTCCAGAGTCCCAGCGCCGATCAGATGCTGGAAGTCACCAAACGCATTCACGGCGGAAAAGGCGTGCTGTACATCTACGGCAACTACGGCGGCGACGTCATGAACTTCGACATGGCGACCGAGATGGCGGCCATGGACGATATCGAGGTCCGCACCGTGCTGGTGCGCGACGACGTTGCCAGCGCCAGTGAGCAGCGCGCGGAAACCCGCCGGGGTGTGGCGGGCATGGTCTTCGCCTTCAAAATTGCAGGGGCCAAGGCTGACCAGGGCGGCAGTCTGGACGAGGTCGAGGCCGCTGCGCTCAAGGCCCTGGCGCACACCCGCACCATGGGAGTGGCTCTGTCGTCGTGTACGCTGCCGGCGGCGGGTCGGCCGACCTTTGACATCGGCGAGGGTGAGATGGAGATCGGTATGGGCATCCACGGCGAGAAGGGGGTCAGGCGCGGGCCGCTTGAGAGCGCTGATCAGATTGCTGAGGAGCTGCTGGAAGCGGTCCTGGCCGAGCTGGACGTGCACAGCGGTGACCGCCTGGCCGTGATGGTCAACGGCCTGGGCGCGACCCCCCTGGAAGAGTTGTATATCCTGTTCCGGCAAGTGCACCGCAGCCTGGAGACGCGCGGGGTGGGTGTCTACCAAGCGTTTGTGGGCGAGTACGCCACCAGTCTGGAGATGGCCGGGGCGAGCCTGACCATCATGAAGCTCGACGACGACCTCCAGGCCCTGCTCGACCACCCGGCCCGCACGCCCTTCTTCGTGCAGGTCGGCAAGTGAGTGAGACGGTTAGCGGAGCGGAGGTTGAAGCCGCGCTGCGCCGCGCTGCCGGGCGGCTGCTGGAGTTACGCGACCACCTCAACCGCCTGGACGCCGAGGTTGGTGATGGCGACAGCGGCTTGACCGCCGAAAAGGGCGCACTGGGGCTAATCGCCTACCTGGACGCCACACCACCCGGCGATGACCTGGGCCGATGGCTGGCCGGAGCGGGCATGGCCTACAACCGCGCCGCGCCCAGCACCATGGGTGCGTTGATGGCCACCGCCTTTATGCGGGCGGGCAAAGGCGTGATGGGCCAGAGCACTCTCAGCGCGGCGGACCTGGCCGCCATGCTGCTGGCCGCCGATCAGGGAATCCAGGAGCGCGGCAAGGTCAAGCCCGGCGACAAGACCATCGTGGACGCCGTGCACCCGGCGGCCCTGGCCTTTGACGCCGCCGTGCAAGCGGGCCGTCCCCTCACTGAGGCGGCGCAGGAAATGCTGGCCGCCGCCCGCGCTGGAAGGGACGCCGCCGCTCCCCTGCGCGGACAGGTGGGCCGCGCCAACTGGGTGGGCGAGCGCACCGAAGGCAAGCTCGACCCCGGCACTGTGTTATTTGTCTCGGCGCTGGAAGCGGTATTGCAGGCCGACGCCAGCGGCTGAGACGGGGGTGCGGGTAACGAACTGTTTTCCGAAGAGCATGTCAGCCATTTCCTTGCCCTCAAACCCCTCACGTCAAGGAGTCCTCACATGGAATATCGCAGCCTCGGCCGGTCCGGTTTGATCGTCAGCGCCTTCGGGCTGGGCACCATGCAGTTTGGTGCTGGCATGAACATGGGCTCGCTCGACCAGCAGGCCACCACCGACATGGTGAAATTTGCGCTCGATCAGGGCATCAACTTCATCGACACCGCCGACGTCTATTCACGCGGGCAGTCCGAGACACAACTCGGTGTGGCCCTGAGCGGCATCCGTGAGGAAGTCGTTCTAGCCAGCAAGTTCCGCTTGCCGATGTCGGATACCAACCTCAACCGCTCCGGCGCGACGCGGGTCAACATTCTGCGCGGTGTGGAGAGCAGCCTCAAGCGTCTCCAGACCGATTACCTCGACCTTTACCAAGTCCACGGCTGGGACAGCCACACGCCGTTGGAAGAAACGCTGAGCACCCTCAACGACTTGGTGCGTCAGGGCATGGTGCGCCATATCGGTCTGAGCAACTATCTGGCGTGGCAGGCGGCCACCGCCCTGGGCATCCAGGAGCGCCGGGGCTGGGAGCCCTTCGTGACCGCGCAGTTGTACTACTCGCTGGTGGGCCGCGAACTGGAACACGGATGGATCGACCTGGCCAAATACTCGGGTCTGGGCATACTGGTCTGGAGCCCGCTGGCCGGTGGCTACCTCTCCGCGAAGTATGACGGACCCGAGGACGCCCCGGAAGGCACCCGCTTCGGTGAGGCCGGGCAGTTCGTGCCCTTCGACTGGGACAAGGGACGGCCGGTGCTCGAGGCGCTCAGACAGGTCGCACAGCGGCGCGGCGTGACCCCCGCCCAGGTCGCGCTGAAGTGGACGGTGTCGCAGCCGGGCATTTCCAGCGTGATCACCGCCGCGCGAAGCACCGAACGCCTCGGCGAGAACATCCGGTCCCTGGACATCCAGCTCACCGATGAGGACCGCCGCGAACTCGATCAAGCCAGCCACCCCGGCACGCCGTACCCCCTGTGGATGGTGCGGCAACTCGATCAAGCCGAGGATCCCCGCACCCGCGCCCTCGAACCTGAGTTGTTCGAATCCGGAAATGTCTGGAAAGACCTTCGCCAGGGCGAGCAGAAGTAGCGCTGGGCGGCGCTCAGATCACCCGCTCGTTGCCGCCGTCCACCGGGATCTGAGCACCGGTCGTGCGCGAAAAGGCCGCGCCGCAGAGCGTGCAGGCCAGCTCCGCCACATCCCGGCTGGTCACCTCGACACCCAGAACGTTGTTGCGCCGGTAGGCGTCCACGCTGAGGCCGTAGCTGTGGGCCCGCTTCTCCAGCACTTCCGGCGTCCAGATTCCGGTGTCGAACACCGCGTTGGGGTGCAGGACATTCACGCGGATGCCGTCGGCTCCCCATTCCAGCGCCGCGACCCGCGCGAGCTGCGTCAGCGCCGCCTTCGAGGCGCTGTAGGCCGCCGCGCCGGGACCAGGGGCCGGAACATTCTTTGAGGCGTTCACGACAACCCGCCCGCCCTTCGGGGCGAGTTTGAGCAACGGATGGGCCAGCCGCAGCAGCGTCAGGTTGGAGGTGAGATTGACGCCCAGCACCCGTTCCCATTCGGCGGTGTTCAGCTCGGCAATGCTGCGGCTGGCCGGGAAGACGCCCGCGTTCAGGATTAGCATATCCAGTCCGCCGAACTGCCGTGCCGCGCGTTCCAGCGCTGCTTCGACTGCCACTTCGTCGGTCAGATTGACCTGGAGGCCCAGATACCCGGCAGTGGAACTGACCTGCGCGACGGTGTCCTGAATGTCCAGGCCGATCACGGCTGCGCCCCGCTTCAGGAGAGCGTCGACGCAGGCCCGCCCGATTCCTGAGGCCGCTCCAGTCACCAGCGCGACCTCACCGCTGAACTCGGCTGAAAGCGGCCCGTTTTGCAGTTTGGCCTGCTCCAGCGACCAGTACTCGACCTCGAAAATGTCGGCGGCGGGCCGGGGCCGCCAGCCGCCCAGCGCGTCGGCCCGCTGAATCATGGCGAGAGTATGCCGGGCGATGTCTTCCACGATGCGTGCCGCCGAGGCGCTCGTGCCCACTGCGCCCAGACCAAAGGCCGGGTCGAGCACTACCCTGGGCGCGGGGTCGAGCATGGTCAGCGGGGTGGCCGAGCGCGGCGAGAGGGCCGCGAACTCCGAGCGGATAGCCTGCGCGTAGGCCTCCACATCTCGCCCGATCAACGGCAGGCGGCGGGTCCGGATGACGTGATCGGGGGTGGCTGGCCCCAGACCGGCGAGCGCGGGGAGGTCGGCCCGCTGCGCGTAAGCCATGGCAGCGTCGTCCTGGTGGGTCATCAGCAGCATGGGGCGGCCAGCGACGTGGGAAACATCACGCCGCAGGGCCGCGATCTCCT from Deinococcus detaillensis encodes:
- a CDS encoding DAK2 domain-containing protein, producing the protein MSETVSGAEVEAALRRAAGRLLELRDHLNRLDAEVGDGDSGLTAEKGALGLIAYLDATPPGDDLGRWLAGAGMAYNRAAPSTMGALMATAFMRAGKGVMGQSTLSAADLAAMLLAADQGIQERGKVKPGDKTIVDAVHPAALAFDAAVQAGRPLTEAAQEMLAAARAGRDAAAPLRGQVGRANWVGERTEGKLDPGTVLFVSALEAVLQADASG
- a CDS encoding ABC transporter permease, with the protein product MSLRRFTADRHILFLLVANLVVALAATLLTRGTFMSLDNWQSMATQLPELGLLALCILITMVSGGGGIDLSVVATANLSAITAGLVARQLYADPDSANMPFTLVFLAVALLVGLVCGLINGLLISRLRYAPILATLGTSLAFQGIGYALTNGSAVIGFSTGIQNLGLGTIGPVPVPLLIYLAVAGALAWVLAATPYGLRLYLLGTNSRAAHFAGINTQRVLLTTYALAGVLAAVSGIIFGARANSIKVDYGSSYLLIAILIAVMGGVNPAGGAGKVLGLLLATTALQFLSSSLNLLGLSNFLKDFTWGLLLLLSIALTAFRLKARPAASSSPSPPDTPPPDSPPASPRGLSGGTP
- a CDS encoding sugar ABC transporter ATP-binding protein, whose product is MTRPSSTPAVPGAALLSLQGITKTFGGVRALRGVSFDIHAGQTYHLLGENGSGKSTLIKIISGAQPPDSGVIEVRGVAHQALDALSALEAGIETVYQDLSLFPNLSVAENVALTAQLVSARGQLARPLSWSKLREVAATALERVGLPITPAFLDAPVETLPIAVRQLIAIARGIVSRASLVIMDEPTAALTQREVENLLAIIASLQQEGVSVLFVSHKLDEVFRIGGQVIVLRDGSKVADGPLSEFTPSSVAYQMTGKTLEETHYRTAAPSQEPLLEVSGLTRAGAFENVTFTLHRGEVLGITGLLDSGRNELAHALSGVRPADSGQIRLAGTAAELHTPRDGIRLGIGYVPEDRLAEGLFLDKPIRENIMVSILKRLTRGPRLDYARATADTTQLSKDLQVATPSVMLPVGALSGGNQQKVMVARWLAIGPKVLILHGPTAGVDVGSKDALYRIMQNLAAQGLGVLLISDDLPELLMNSDRIGVMHRGQLTRIAPVAELSEASLTAELLEVVPVGPAPQVGGAV
- a CDS encoding ABC transporter permease — translated: MSLARPTDGVAALPAWRIWLGRPETVTLGLILLFCVSLTLLSPQFLTVNTLFDVLRSSVTTGIFALGVLLVLAAGGIDVSFTAVAVFALYSSTKVVLAVWPTAPYPVMILLCLLIGLGLGLANGFMVYRFSVPSLIVTIGTQYLYRGFLLAFIGTAHIMNIPSAMDSFARLNLTKFQTADNTNVSLPVTFLFLVGAALLTQYILSRTLLGRAAYAVGGSIPIAERLGIPVRRVTLFVFGYAGLLAGLGGLLHGTQNQLANPFDLVGQELDVIAAVVLGGARVTGGRGTVAGTLLGVILIILIKNNLVLMGVPSTYQKLVIGAIILLASGVFARREPR
- a CDS encoding autoinducer 2 ABC transporter substrate-binding protein — its product is MNKKTWTFSALGLLVLGVSLHGADAQTKKYNMVTVVKITGINWFNRMEEGVKKYAKDSGNNATQTGPSTADAAQQAAIIEDLIAKKPDAIAVVPFSPETLEPVLKKAMSRGIKVITHEADNQVNTLYDIEAFDNVAFGANLNVRLAKCMGGSGKWAVFVGSLTSKTHNQWADGGIANAKKNPGMVLVESKQETADDAEQAYQKAKELIRKYPDIKGFQGSASTDVAGIGRAVEEAGLENKTCVYGTSLPSIAGKYMDSGAVDGIGFWDPADAGYVMNKVAQLVLQGKKITNGMDLGVKGYNKVSVTKGKGAGMIIRGNAFVDVDKANYKSYPF
- a CDS encoding bifunctional aldolase/short-chain dehydrogenase — encoded protein: MNSLWEEREFAAAAGALGQRVYTSRLLGREPDLVLHGGGNTSVKTVETTLLGDEVQTLWVKGSGWDLATITERGFTPLRLDALRRLAELETLSDLDMARELSLAKLDPAAPAPSVEAILHGVLPARFVDHTHADAFVTLSNTPSGEALVSELYGEDVLIVPYVMPGFALARSAWQLYREQARASTVGLALLGHGLFTFGDTAQEAYERMIALVSRAEEYLARHVTLPVAVPVAPPAPQLRQEIAALRRDVSHVAGRPMLLMTHQDDAAMAYAQRADLPALAGLGPATPDHVIRTRRLPLIGRDVEAYAQAIRSEFAALSPRSATPLTMLDPAPRVVLDPAFGLGAVGTSASAARIVEDIARHTLAMIQRADALGGWRPRPAADIFEVEYWSLEQAKLQNGPLSAEFSGEVALVTGAASGIGRACVDALLKRGAAVIGLDIQDTVAQVSSTAGYLGLQVNLTDEVAVEAALERAARQFGGLDMLILNAGVFPASRSIAELNTAEWERVLGVNLTSNLTLLRLAHPLLKLAPKGGRVVVNASKNVPAPGPGAAAYSASKAALTQLARVAALEWGADGIRVNVLHPNAVFDTGIWTPEVLEKRAHSYGLSVDAYRRNNVLGVEVTSRDVAELACTLCGAAFSRTTGAQIPVDGGNERVI
- a CDS encoding aldo/keto reductase — its product is MEYRSLGRSGLIVSAFGLGTMQFGAGMNMGSLDQQATTDMVKFALDQGINFIDTADVYSRGQSETQLGVALSGIREEVVLASKFRLPMSDTNLNRSGATRVNILRGVESSLKRLQTDYLDLYQVHGWDSHTPLEETLSTLNDLVRQGMVRHIGLSNYLAWQAATALGIQERRGWEPFVTAQLYYSLVGRELEHGWIDLAKYSGLGILVWSPLAGGYLSAKYDGPEDAPEGTRFGEAGQFVPFDWDKGRPVLEALRQVAQRRGVTPAQVALKWTVSQPGISSVITAARSTERLGENIRSLDIQLTDEDRRELDQASHPGTPYPLWMVRQLDQAEDPRTRALEPELFESGNVWKDLRQGEQK
- a CDS encoding NAD(P)/FAD-dependent oxidoreductase, coding for MTTHLPTPADDLPLPTPSQEVTRWLDAFGASLERQDITAATELFEPQGYWRDLVTFTWNIKTLEGRPQIAAMLDAQLGSVQPTNWRLEEEASLADGVTEAWLTFETAVARGRGYLRLRGGQAWTLLTTMLELKGFEERKGSRRDRGAQHGVVKDRRNWLDRKAAAEAELGSSRQPYVVIIGGGQGGIALGARLRRLSVPTIIIEKNERPGDSWRKRYHSLCLHDPIWYDHLPYLPFPDDWPVFSPKDKIADWLEMYTRIMELNYWGSSEASSARWDDAAQEWVIRINRAGEEITLRPKQLVLATGMSGIPNQPQFPGMENFQGTQTHSSGFRGGQDWVGKKAVVIGSNNSAHDICADLWEHGADVTMVQRSSTHIATSDSLMELSLGPLYSEEAVASGITTEKADLMFASTPYRALPDVHIPLYKDIAERDADLYKRLEQAGFMLDFGDDGSGLFMKYLRRGSGYYIDVGASELVAQGKVKLRSGVNVSRVNARSVTLSDGSDLPADLIVYATGYGSMNGWAAKLISQEVADKVGKVWGLGSGTNKDPGPWEGELRNMWKPTQVTGLWFHGGNLHQSRHYSLYLSLQLKARMEEIPTPVYGLQEVHHTQ
- a CDS encoding sugar phosphate isomerase/epimerase family protein gives rise to the protein MPAACSPAVSRAEASRRAMLKFGAHAFCWEGDWTDEIGDRVIEQAARAGLDFIEIPLLHPETFDAKRHRRHLEAVGLACVSSLGLPREAHMPHEPQKAVTFLKGVLDRMEELGARDLTGCTGYSIGVLTGQGPSPQELDRMVDGLAQVAEDARSRGIGLGLEAINRYETYMVNTLDDALDVVNRVGSDNLRVHADTYHMNIEEANLREALQRVEGKLNFIHMSESHRGLVGTGTVPWEQVWQGLADIQFSGYLTLESFAAPNPELAAATCIWKPPRHTGQELAEGGLAFLREGAARHGLMEQVR
- the dhaK gene encoding dihydroxyacetone kinase subunit DhaK, yielding MKKILNDPNRFVDEMLDGLYRAHPDQLAYAAGDPHCLVRADAPIEGKVALATGGGSGHLPVFLGYVGQGMLNGCAVGDVFQSPSADQMLEVTKRIHGGKGVLYIYGNYGGDVMNFDMATEMAAMDDIEVRTVLVRDDVASASEQRAETRRGVAGMVFAFKIAGAKADQGGSLDEVEAAALKALAHTRTMGVALSSCTLPAAGRPTFDIGEGEMEIGMGIHGEKGVRRGPLESADQIAEELLEAVLAELDVHSGDRLAVMVNGLGATPLEELYILFRQVHRSLETRGVGVYQAFVGEYATSLEMAGASLTIMKLDDDLQALLDHPARTPFFVQVGK